The Pseudopipra pipra isolate bDixPip1 chromosome Z, bDixPip1.hap1, whole genome shotgun sequence nucleotide sequence GCAGTAGAGGTTGCTGCAGGTGGTATTTTTAATGGGCATTAGTAACTATCTCTTTGAGGCAACATTGcaattttcagtgtttccagcTTGTTGTTCAGTCTGAAGCAGATGTAAACTTAGTCTTCAGGTCAAGTGTTTTCTGGTTGTAAGTTTACAGAGGTAGTAACACTGTGGGACTCTCAGAGTTGACTGGGACCTCTGAGAtcttcagtaaaataaataatttttatatgtataagAAGCATGACATGGTGAAAACAGTGAAGTTTCCTACCTAGAGAAGATTTACACTATTTAAGATCTTGCAGCTTCAAAGATGAGCTGTTTAAAgcataaaacaaacaagaaaatcctccattactgaaaaataattttatcatctttgacagctgaaaaaaaccctcacagtttgtttctcttttctgaagCTACATAGTTCCATCCATTTCTCCTGTAGAAGGTGCAGAGATTGAAAGCTGAAATGCAGTTGTATGTGAAAGCCTTTGTTTATTATCTAGCTCTGTCACTCACTGATCAGCCTGGTGTTCACACCTTCCATCCTCTTGGAACGCAGAGAGGTGCTCTGacctaaaccttccctcctTGCACCTTCTGTTGCAGGTGGAAGCTGTGTCCTCTAATGCCTACTAGGGCCATGTGCCCAGCTAATGGCTTTTGACTGCGTGCACATACAGATTTCCTTGGCTTTTGTAATTTGTGCTTCTGGTTTTAGCTTTTAAATCCATCATCGGGGCTGGCATGGACATCCTGGCTTATCCATAGCTACTcaagctctgtgccagcagtatCACTTTTGTAAAGCACTTTGGGATGCGTGCTATGTAAGAAGCTGTATATATCCCATTGGAGTAATCTGGTGCAATAATCTGGAGGCAGCATTTACTGTTCTGCAACATACTGACATATGGTCTCTTTTTACAGCAGCATATGGGCTGCTTCACTGCAGTGTCACATGCTTGTGTGTGCATTGCTGGAGAACACACATCCCACTTCCAGATCTGCTGAGGACCGAGAGGACAGTGATAGTCTGCTCCACTCCTTCATCAGGGTGGGAGGCAGCAGAAATAAGGCTTCCCCACAGTGGGACACCACACGAAGGCTGTGGGTGTAGaggttttcattttctgtgactTCTGCTGGGAAGTGCTGATCTTTTCCAATGAAGAGAGTAATGCAACACAGATGACGAGGAAATTGTTTGAGGTTTGTTCCTCTGTCATTCAAGGGTAATGTTCTTGGGTGTGTTACATCATTAGATTAAAAAGGAACCGTAAATCACTGCTGTATGACTTTCAAGGAGACATTCAAATACCCCACAGTTTTAAATGCCAGGAACTGACAGGcacctttctttcctgaagtATGATAGTGTAATTCCCAGTAAATGTGTTGACTGTcaactggcagagcagggctcatGTACTCCCGTGCACGTGACACATCCCAGACAAAGACACACACATGTCCCCTGTTCTCAAGCAAAAACAAGGGCCTGCTCAAGGCACAGAGGAGTCAAAGAACCTCAGCTCCTCTGCCACGGTGGGCAGTCAGGCTGGAGTGAATGGCTTTCTCAGAGCCACTGGCAAGGCCTTGACAGAAAAGTTAAGTACCACCCACTCTCCCATATCCTTCAGCATCTGGCTGCCTTGGTAGAACAGAGTGAAGGCAGAGCTGGCTAAAATCTCTCCTGCAGTGGGATTTTAACACACAATGAGCTACTGGCCAAAGAGGCATATCAGGTTTTTTTGTCATCAACTGGTTTCTGCACAACTGTACAGATGATGGTTGCAGCTTGATCAGTGAGCTGCTGGATTTCACTTTCCAATGCATGACAGTTTCCCCAAATGGCCTGTTGCTAACCTCTACCAAAAGACCATTCAGGCCCGAGGCAGTCTCATCAAAAAGAGACCTTTTTTTGGCCATCCGATAAGAAGGTGAAcattttggttgttgttttctAGTGTTTACTATTGGCATACTGTTGACTTATCTCTATACATATCTGGTATTTATGACTACTGAACTGATCCATTTGCAGACATTGGCAGGTTTATTCATTTTAGTTGCAACATTTGTTTAAAGATACCatatttgcctttttcatgCCAAGCTGCCAGTTCCTGGAGGGTAGAGATCATCCCTTTCAGCACAAGAAGCCTAGAGATTCTGCCATTTCAAAGTGGACAGGAGGGGTGACATCTGCAAACACGAAAGGAGTTCTGCTCTCTGAAGGCAAGGTCTCTACACTTGAAGGTACACTGTGGGGTATCTCTATGGCTTGATCTGATTCTTTCCCTGGGGTAAGGTAGGAGAAAGGAAGTTGTTCCCTTCAGACAGCAGTGAGGTAACAGACCAGAGTTAATTTAATCCCTTGTGTTATTCCCAGGACGCCTTCCAGAAACAAGAGGCACGGAGAGTATGTGAATATCCCTGGACATATAGATCATGCATGTAATaatctgtttccttttctgttcaTGCAACAGAAGCAGCTTAACACCAAAAATGCAGGAATAAGTCTATAGGCTCTAACTTGTTGCAAGCATGAACTAGGTCTAAAGCTAGAGCATGAAACCCTGATGACTTATGGTGTGATGGCCACTGCAATAGCTGTCAAGGGAGACTTAGAATGCATGTACATGTAGTTGTTCTCCAGTTCCATGGCAAAGAAGCACACAACTTGATCacctgctggagagcagtgaaCTTCATGCCTGATGCAGGAGGCTATTTAGAGAGCTCATACTGTGCCATCGGCTGCTGAGCTAGCAACATATGTTGCTAAACCTGAGATGGCAGTGCAATTGCAGTAATTCCCAGTGCTTTTTCCAATAGTAAAGCAGAAGGAGGGGGACCCTGGTACGGCTCAGAAATCCAAAACTGCTGCTGTATCTCACAGGATAGGGAAGAAGATAAGATTAATCACCTCATCTGCATACCTGTTTTACTGCAGGCCATTAAAACTACCAGTTACTAGTGTGCTGAGTTCAGTACACTGAATGGTCAGGCCACTTCTATTTAAAAACAGCCAGTTTTGATGAGCAGGTCTGGAATAGGCTCTTGGATGTGTTCTTTGATGACAAAAGCCTGCAgggcaccttttttttttttttataaaatccaCTTCATGTTTGTCAAGTTCAACAAGCCCAGGAACATGTTTCAATGCTTTGATTCTTCcctttggttgtttttttttccgTGCCCAGTACAAATGGCCATAATATTGCAAAAAATGAAGGTtactttgattttgttttcttcttgctcCAAACAGCAAATAATGCAGTGACAGATGTTGTGCTCACCAACCAAAACCTTGTGCTGTGATTAGCTATTATTAGCATGCGTCTAATCCCCAGGGGATTAAATGGTCATCTAAGCATGGCTTCGGGTGTCACCTGTGTCTCACATGGACATAAACCAATCTGTTTTGCTGGAAACAGATGAGGTGATAAGTATTTGGAAGCCTTCTAATTTACAGAAAACACGCCAGTTTGTTCTCTGTCGTATTCCCATGTTAGGGTGGAAAAGCACACTTCTGCATCTAGCCCGGAAATGCAGTTTAAGAAGTTGCTTTTTATGTGACTCTTTAAGCAGCCAAGCAGTCCCAGTTACCAGGAGTTCATTCCCTGGTGAACTTGCCCAGGTTGCCTCTGAAGACACGTAGATGGCAAGAACAGAGAAGGTTCAGTCACGATAGTGCAAACAAAGTACAATTGCCTTCCTctaaagaggaagaggaagctGCATAGAGGCCAAATAAAAGTTTCCTCCAGTATCAAGCAAGGACTGCCTTTCCCAGACAATGGGCAACCCTGTGCAAAGTGCCTGGAAAGCAACACAGTTCACACCAGCTATGGGGCAAGGTTGAGTGCTTCTGTTCAGGAATTCCTGGGCAAGCGGCAGTAAGGGATCTCTGCAGCAAGTCCAAAACGTACAGAAGGCTTTAGCCTTACTCTGAATGTCCAGATCACTGGATTGGAACCAAAAGTGTCAGGACTCCCAGGAACTTGGGAACTACAGAGTTTTCCCTAGTGGTGACGTCCAAGGCTCCCCAGCACCTAGCAGCCCAGTGGGAAAAGTAACTGTTAGTTAATGGCAACTCCTAGTTGAGTGTCTGAAGTCTTAGATCTCCCAGGTAAGCCTGGGAGAAGGAGTGCAGGAGAAGCCTTTGCAGCTGGGGAAATTCTTTGGGCACTTGAGAATGACAGGCACGGTTTGCTGCCAAAAGTATTTTTCTAGTAATTTCTGCTTTGTCATCCTTTTGTGTTTTACTGTATCCCCATGAAAGGCTCCTAGGAAGAACATTTAGGGAAGGAGAGAGCTATAGTATTTATGTAACTGGAAATGCTTACAAAATCAGCTGGGAAGAATGTGCATAAAAGTGTTGCAGTGCACAGGAGAACTGGGGACTCTGAGATTTTGATGTGAATACATGAAGGCAAAAGTTTGTATTTTGGCACTTTTTTGTCCCCTCACCACTGTAGGTAGTACATAACATCTTTCTACTTTTGCAAGGATCACCTCAATCTGATGATGCAGGCATCAGAAGAGCTAATTATGTATCTACACCATGAATCTTGTCAAACTCAAACACATGCTTCTGCAGATGAGTATGTATAGTCCAAGTGTTTCTCTGATTAATGCTCTGTGCTTATTCTCCTAACATGTGTTTGAAGCAGAAAGACTTCAATGAGACAAAGGTGTAGTACAATTAAATCAGCAGATTTATTAGCTTTCTGGGCAGCTTTTCCATTATGTAAAAGATGTGTTTGTATCACTATAGCAGTCAGACCCACCAGTGTGAGGATTAAAGTTGGTTTTTACATAATGGATTATCCAAGATTAAGTGTTTTATTCAGGCACAAGAGCAAAAATAACCAATTAGTGACTTTGCAGACTCCTTATTTAAAGGCAGCTGGAGGGCAATTGACACAAAACTCTCCTGCTACCTGCAGCCCAAAGACTGAAGCAGAGTGGTCTCAAGGATCTCCAACATCTCCACCCCATCCAGGTAGGTCTCTCTTCAGCAGAGGTGGACCAGATTAGCACCTATTGCAGCAGGGAAGTGCAGCTTGCACAGCAGCAGCTAGGAACAGAGTAGTTGCATGGGTGTTTGGGTCTTGGGTTGTTTGCTCAGCCTGGATGCTGCTAACAAGTTTCAGGCAACAGTTTTATCTTGGCATCAGGACAGGTATTCAGGGTCAAATACTTGGCAAGAATGTATCATGAAGATGCTCTCTTTCCAAAGACTGAGAATTATGCTGGGATATGGATGAACTGGGATGCCCGTGGAGACAAATAAAGCCACAGAGACCTAGTGGTTGTTCTGCAATGACAGATCAGGCTTTTGGCAAACTAATATTATTCATTGTGTTTGGAGAAGGAATGGCCAGAGGGCAGGCAATACCAAGGTGTATTTTACAACCTACAGTGCTTTACCAGAGCTCATCAGAGCATTTTCCTTcccatgaaaacaaaattcaaaacatCTGAATTTTTTACCAAGTCTTACCAACCCTATCCATAATCTGGCTAGATTTATAATGTAAGAATATCATGAACTGCAATACTACTACTGGCATGCAAAATACTCTTGCAAAGTAATTGCCATTGCTGTTCAGTTTTGGCTGAATTCAGGCACCACGACGACTCCATACTTTCTCAGTGGAGGAGTTGGTAGTGCACCCAGTTTGGAAAGAAACTAGTTTTAAAATGAGGGAAATGCACCTGTAGGCACAGCACTTGTAACCCCCACCTACTGCATGAAGTAAAACTCTGTATTTGCTTTTGTCTTGCAGAATGAAATACGCGCAGTACGTTTTCCTGGCCTCGGTCTTCTCCACTCTTGGATATAGCCTAGCTCAGACCTGCGCAGTGGAGTCTTTCTCTGTGAAAGACAATTTTGATCCAAAAAGGGTAACTATGGTTACTTCAACAGTATAtgtgaagaacctttttttttttgaggttatGAGTTGTGTTAGTCTAAAGGCGTTCTTCACCAGAAAGTTAACCCCTTTTGTATGCTGTATCCCAGATGCTGTTCCTGTAGTTTGCTTTTCTCAGTACTGTTTAACCCTCTGAACATTATGGTAAAATGGGCCTTGAAAATAAGGAATGTTACTCTATTAGATGTCGTTTTCTGTTAGCTCGACACTCAATACGGATTTCAGATTTGAGCAGGCCCAAGAATGAAACAATTTAGATCCACGTCAGAGACAAAGCTCAAACACATGATCTGGGGTACTTGCATCCATCATCAGCCAGTTTTGGAAGTCACAGCAAACTGAAATCTTAACTAGTTTGGTATTCTGAACATTGACTCTTGTTCAAACACATCATTTGTGCTGTTGGAAAGGTCCAGACTAGTGTGCCAGTACCTGTTTTAACTAATGCTCAGCAAACATCCCACTCCCATATGCAGCTGGGATATAGCAAGCACTCCCTCTATACAAGATTGGCTTTGCTGGACCCATTTCTGGGGAGAGCTTTGGGAACATCTCAGTTTTAAAAGGTCAAAGTTTTTGCTCAGGTTCTTGTATTTGGGAATTACAGACTTGTTTCAGGCTTAAGCACATAACTTGCCAAACAGATCTCATTAGGTTCACTGGAGAATCAAATTTAACACAGCtagcttctgctttttttcagtatttctacTAATAATGTTAACTTTTAAGGGTCTTTCTATCTGTCAGTCATCTGTTCAgatcttgttttcatttcactAGATACTGCTTGTACATTTCCAGGGAACCATTTTTTTCATAGACATTTTCTTCCCCTTGATCTGATTTCTTTTCTCACTGTTGCTACTCTCCCCAGCACACCCTCTCCTTTTCATTGAGCACACAGTCActgctttctgctttgctgggtAGGTCCTTTTCACTGTCAGAGATCAACTGTGGCCCCTGGCAGCCCTAAAGTATGTCTCCAGCTAGCTTGCTGAGGTCTTTGTGGCTGCAGTTTGGTATTGTTGATGGCATGGAAGAGCAGGCACCTGAATGGGAACAGGGAAGAACCAGCCTGACTCCCAGCAGGCATCTCAGGATGGGAGAAGCTTTCAGTGGGGGGTCACTATGACAGGAATGTCTCACTTGACAACGagtacacacacacagcagtgcaGATCTGATAGACCTGCTCCTCTTGGCTCGGAGGCAAGGGCTCaccaggcagcactgcaggaccTGTGTGCTGCATACCCACCCAAACTCAGACTTCATCCATAGGCCAGGCAACGGGGAGTCAGAGAGGCACCATGATCACAAAATCGTTTTTGTGCTAATCTGGCCATTGTGATTAATTCAGATATTAATACACTTTCATGTTAGTATGCAGGGAAATGGTATGCCCTGGCCAAGAAGGATCCAGAGGGCCTTTTCCTTCAGGACAACATCTCTGCTGAATACACCGTGGAGGAAGATGGCACAATGACAGCATCTTCCAAAGGCCGAGTGAAGCTTTTTGGGTGAGCTCTTTTGACTTTCAGCTCTAGCTGCTGCCAAGAGGTACTAGATGAGGGGGATACGGATGGTGATCTATTCTGAGCATAGAACATGACTGGGTTTTCTTCATCGAAAAGGGAAGCCCAGCCAAGGCACGATATTAGAAGCTAGAATTTAGACACTTTTGAGTTCTGGGTTACTTTTCATCCTGGCTCAGGTTTGGATCCATCACAAAACTACTGCATAAAATCAGTTATTAAGACAAATCTTGAATGATGGAGTGGTTAAGTAAATGAATTGCAACAAGTGAAGGAGCTAGCGAAGGCTTGGGTGCTGCAAGGGCAGGATAGCTCTCATTTCACCGAGAGGTtcaggggaaggagaggggtgTAAGTGAGCTTTGCTTTCACAGATCTCTCAACAGTGTTAGACAGATTTCTGAGGAAAACGTGGTTAACTCTGAGATGCCATTGCAATGCCTGAATAGACAGATGGTGAGAAGCTTAGAGTTTTGCCCATTGGTCATGATTACTACAAGGAATTACGGCATGTAAAGGGATTAAATAGCTTTCtgagagcagaaaagaaaatctggggCTCCTGGTAGGCTAGCACTAGCAGGTGGCTACGAACCTTGTAAGTCTTAACagcacagcactccaggagATTTTGGGAAGGGGCAAATGAAGCTTTGCAGACAGGCCACACAGTGCAAGTGGGAAGATTCCTGAAAGGACTCTTCAGAAGTCAAGCAGGGtctcagagctgctgggaattttatttctgcaaaggCAGGATAAAGGGGAAGCGCAGCCAGAGCAAGGAAGGGAATGAAGATCTTTCCACTGTTTCACAAATCCAGGCAATGCTTGACAAACTGTGCTAAAACGTGGGTGCTATTCAAAGCAAACAGATCCCCACCAGAAAAGGACATTGGAAGAAATGGGCACCTATAAGGGTCTCAAAGGCTGTGTGATGGCTTTTAACTAGCTTGGAAGGGGGGGCTATAATTATTACAGTGCTTGTGACAGACATCCCTGTGCCAATAGTGCTAGGAAGGGTTAGAGAGAGGAGAGTGGactccctgcctctgcctgggGACACAGTGAATGACTCCAAATGAGCCCAAATGCAGGTCACCTCACTCTGCAGTCTGCTAGCAGAGAGCCAAGAAATGACATTCATCATTTTTGCTTGGTGGCTGTCTGCTTGTACAGGTATGGGTGGCAAAAAGCCATAGGGTCAGGAGGTGCTGTCCTAGCCACAGCATAATCACACAGCAGAGTTGGGAACCAGACAGCAGCAATGCactctgtatgtgtgtgtgtgtttgtgtgagtgtgtgtgaggtTTGCATCACTTAACGACAAACACTGACTTGGCATTAAGAGAGGCCATGCCCATTCCTGAGGCAATTGTGCCCAAGTCCTGAGTGAGGGACACCCATTTGGAGCTCACATGCTGCCAGGTTTTACCCTGAACCTCATGGATCTCGTTGCAGTTTCTGGGTGATCTGTGCTGACATGGCTGCTCAGTACACCGTACCTGACCCAACCACTCCAGCAAAAATGTACATGACCTACCAGGGACTGGCCAGCTACCTCTCCAGTGGTGGTAAGCAAActtctccagccctctgatgCTGGCCAATTGCTTATAGCTCCCCAGGTGTGCATTTCAACATATGAGCAGGAAAAACAGTT carries:
- the LOC135407279 gene encoding purpurin isoform X3, with amino-acid sequence MRQRCSTIKSADLLAFWAAFPLCKRCVCITIAVRPTSVRIKVGFYIMDYPRLSVLFRHKSKNNQLVTLQTPYLKAAGGQLTQNSPATCSPKTEAEWSQGSPTSPPHPGRMKYAQYVFLASVFSTLGYSLAQTCAVESFSVKDNFDPKRYAGKWYALAKKDPEGLFLQDNISAEYTVEEDGTMTASSKGRVKLFGFWVICADMAAQYTVPDPTTPAKMYMTYQGLASYLSSGGDNYWVIDTDYDNYAITYACRSLKEDGSCDDGYSLIFSRNPRGLPPAIQRIVRQKQEEICMSGQFQPVLQSGTVG
- the LOC135407279 gene encoding purpurin isoform X1 is translated as MKYAQYVFLASVFSTLGYSLAQTCAVESFSVKDNFDPKRYAGKWYALAKKDPEGLFLQDNISAEYTVEEDGTMTASSKGRVKLFGFWVICADMAAQYTVPDPTTPAKMYMTYQGLASYLSSGGDNYWVIDTDYDNYAITYACRSLKEDGSCDDGYSLIFSRNPRGLPPAIQRIVRQKQEEICMSGQFQPVLQSGTVG
- the LOC135407279 gene encoding purpurin isoform X2 — its product is MKYAQYVFLASVFSTLGYSLAQTCAVESFSVKDNFDPKRYAGKWYALAKKDPEGLFLQDNISAEYTVEEDGTMTASSKGRVKLFGFWVICADMAAQYTVPDPTTPAKMYMTYQGLASYLSSGGDNYWVIDTDYDNYAITYACRSLKEDGSCDDGYSLIFSRNPRGLPPAIQRIVRQKQEEICMSGQFQPVLQSGAC